The DNA segment GCCGACGCCATCGCGCGCCAGGCGGCCACGCTGGACTATGCGCCGCCGTTCCAGATGGGCCACCCGCTGTCGTTCGAGGCCGCCACCAAGGTGGCCGCGATCATGCCGCAGGGGCTGGACCGCATCTTCTTCACCAACTCGGGCTCGGAGTCGGTCGACACCGCGCTGAAGATCGCGCTGGCGTACCACCGCGCGCGCGGCGAAGGCCAGCGCACCCGCTTTATCGGCCGCGAGCGCGGCTACCACGGCGTGGGCTTCGGGGGCATGGCGGTGGGCGGCATTGGCCCGAACCGCAAGGCCTACTCGGCCAACCTGATGCCGGGCACGGACCACCTGCCGGCCACGCTGAATATCGCCGAGGCTGCCTTTTCCAAGGGCCAGCCGCAATGGGGCGCGCACCTCGCCGACGAACTCGAGCGCATCCTTGCGCTGCATGACCCGGCCAACGTCGCCGCCGTGATCGTCGAGCCGCTGGCCGGCTCCGCCGGCGTGCTGGTTCCGCCGGTCGGCTACCTGGAAAAGCTGCGCGAGATCACCAGCAAGCACGGCATCCTGCTGATCTTCGATGAAGTGATCACCGCCTTCGGCCGCCTCGGCGCGGCCACCGCGGCCGAGCGCTTCAACGTGACGCCCGACCTGATCACCATGGCCAAGGCGATCAACAACGCGGCGGTGCCGATGGGCGCCGTGGCCGTGCGCCGCGAAGTGCACGACACTGTGGTCAACAGCGCCGCGCCGGGCGCGATTGAACTGCTGCACGGCTATACCTACTCCGGCCACCCGCTGGCCGCCGCCGCCACCGTGGCCACCCTCGACCTGTACCAGCGCGAGAACCTGTTCGGCCGCGCCGCCGAGCTGGCGCCGGTGTTCGAGGCCGCGGTGCATGGCGTACGCAGCGCGCCGCATGTGAAGGACATCCGCAACTTCGGGCTGGTGGCGGGGATCGAGCTGGAGCCGCGTCCGGGCCAGCCGGGGGCGCGCGCCTACGAGGCCTTCCTCAAGTGCCTGGAGCTGGGCGTGCTGGTGCGCTACACCGGCGACATCCTGGCGTTCTCGCCGCCGCTGATCATCTCGGAAGCGCAGATCGGCGAGCTGTTCGATACGGTGAAGAAGGCGCTGCAGGACGTCAAGTAAGCGGCGCACGCCGCATCGCATCGCCGCCGGGCCTTCGGGTCCGGCTCTCTGATTCTCTGATTGCAGACCACGGCGCGCGCTGACGTGCGCGCGCCGTGGCCATCGAAGGAAATCCCAAGTGAGCATCGCAGAAAACCGGCAACTGGCCGAAATCCATCATTACATCGGCGGCGCCGTGCGCCGCGCCGGCGGCCAGCGGCTGGCGGACGTGTTTAACCCCGCCACCGGCGAAGTTGCCGCGCGCGTGGCGCTGGGCACCGTGCAGGATGTCTCCGATGCGGTCGCCGCCGCCAAGGCCGCGTTTCCGGCATGGTCCGAGACCCCGCCGTTGCGCCGCGCGCGCATCCTGTTCAAGTTCAAGGAACTGCTCGACCAGCACCATGACGACCTGGCCGCGCTGATCACGCGCGAGCATGGCAAGGTGTTCTCCGATGCCAAGGGTGAAGTCACGCGCGGCATCGAGGTGGTGGAGTTTGCCTGCGGCATCCCCAACCTGCTGAAGACCGATTTCACCGACAACGTCGGCGGCGGCATCGACAACTGGAATCTGCGCCAGCCGCTGGGCGTGGTGGCGGGGATCACGCCGTTCAACTTCCCGGTGATGGTGCCGATGTGGATGTTCCCGGTGGCGCTGGCTTGCGGCAATACGTTCGTGCTGAAGCCGTCTGAGCGGGATCCGTCGCCGAGCTTGCTGATCGCCGATCTGCTGCGCCAGGCTGGCTTGCCTGATGGCGTGTTCAACGTCGTGCAGGGGGACAAGGAAGCGGTCGATGCGTTGCTGGCGCATCCGGATGTGCAGGCGTTGTCGTTCGTTGGGTCGACGCCAATTGCCGAGTACATCTATACGGAAGGCACGAAGCACGGCAAGCGGGTGCAGGCGCTGGGCGGGGCCAAGAACCACCTGGTGGTGATGCCTGACGCGGATCTGGATCAAGCCGTCGATGCGCTGATCGGTGCGGCCTACGGCTCGGCGGGCGAGCGCTGCATGGCGATCTCGGTGGCCGTGGCCGTGGGCGATGTCGCTGACAGGCTGGTGCCGCGGCTGGCGGAGCGGGCGCGCTCCCTGAAGATCCGTAACGGCATGGAGTCCGACGCCGAAATGGGTCCGCTGGTGACCGGGGCGCACAAGGCCAAGGTCGAAGGCTATATCGCCAAGGGCGTGGAAGAGGGCGCGACGCTGGTGACCGATGGGCGGGGACACCAGGTCGAGGGGCACGAGAACGGCTTCTATGTCGGCGGCACGCTGTTCGATCACGTCACGCCCGACATGACCATCTACAAGGATGAGATCTTCGGGCCGGTGCTGTCGGTGGTGCGCGTGGAAGACTTTGCCCACGCGGTTACGCTGATCAATGCGCATGAGTTTGGCAACGGCGTGTCCTGCTATACCAGCGACGGTGGGATTGCGCGTGCGTTTGCCCGGCAGATCCAGGTGGGCATGGTCGGCATCAACGTGCCGATCCCCGTGCCGATGGCCTGGCATTCCTTCGGCGGCTGGAAGCGCTCGCTGTTTGGCGACCATCATGCCTACGGCGAAGAAGGCGTACGGTTCTACACGCGCTACAAGAGTGTGATGCAGCGGTGGCCGGATTCCATTGCCAAGGGGGCGGAGTTTACGATGCCGGTGGCGAAGTAAGGGTTGGTTTGGCGGCGCGCGCTTGTCGGTAAGCCCTTGGCGTGGCCGCCTCGGCCTTGTTCCAGCAGGCACGAAAGGCCTGCACGCTGGCGAAACCGCTTTTCAACGCAATCTCTTCCACAGCCAGGCTCGATGACGCCAGCAGCTTGCGGGCGCGTGCCATGCGCAGCGCGAGCTCCTGACCTCGATGTTCTGCTTCGAGCGCTATGGCAGCCGGATCAAGGGCAAGGTGTTCGGGCTGCTGTTCCTGGGCCACCAGCTCGGCGCCTTCCTGACGGTGCAGCTGGGCGCGTGGTCGTTCGATGCCACGCGCAGCTACCAGCAAACCATCGTCGCGCTGGTCGGGATCACGCTGTGTTCGGCGGCATGTTCTTGGTTCGGGCTGCGCCGTGCGGGGGCCTTGCCGGTGGAGGCCGCAGGCCAGCCGCAGCCTGTGGCGGCTAGCCGTTGAATCGGCACCATGTTGTTGAAGCTTCTCCTGCTGACCGCCACGCTGGCTCCGCTGGCGGCGGCGGCCTGCACGATACCGTGCCCGCGGCACACCCGGATCATCGCCCTCGCGGTGCTGGCGCTCGCCGGCACCGCCATGCTCATGCTGGACCCGCTCTCCACCGCGCTGGCGCGCGTGGACGGCGTCCTTTCCGCGCCCGGCTGCGGCGGCTGACGACAGCTTGTCTCCGGTCAGCACCGGACGATCGCGCGTTCCCTATTATTCCGATGTCGTGCCCGCCGGGCGCGGGCGCCGAATGTGACGTCTGCGCAGTAAGGCAGGCGTAAACTAGCGCGCTTTTTCCGGGCCGCCGCCAATGCAGAAGCAGGCGCCCCGGCTACTGCTGCAGGAGTCTGAATGAGTTTGTTCCGCACCAAGGACATCGACGCGATGCTGGCTGTCGCGCGCGATGACGGCCTGAAAAAGGTGCTGGGTCCGGTCGACCTGGTGATGATGGGAATCGGCGCGATCATTGGCACCGGGATTTTCGTGCTGACCGGCACCGGCGCGCTGACCGCCGGGCCGGCGCTGACCGTGTCCTTCATCATTGCCGCGCTGGCGTGCGGCTTTGCCGCGTTGTGCTACGCGGAGTTCGCATCGGCCATCCCCGTATCGGGGTCGATCTATACCTACAGCTATGCCACGCTCGGCGAGATCGTCGCGTGGATGATCGGCTGGGACCTGCTGCTGGAGTACGGGCTGGCCACCTCGGCGGTGTCAGTGGGCTGGTCGGGCTACTTCCAGTCGCTGATGGCGGGCTTCGGGCTGAAGCTACCGGCGGCGCTGACCGCCGCGCCGGGCTCGGTGCCGGGCGTGGAGACCATGATCAACCTGCCGGCCTGCCTGATCATGCTGGCGATCACCTGGGTGGTGTCTTACGGCGTGCGCGAGTCCACGCGCATCAACAACCTGATGGTCGCGGTCAAGATCGGGGTGGTGCTGCTGTTTATCGCGGTCGGCGTCTGGCATGTGCAGCCGGCCAACTGGGAGCCGTTCGCGCCGTTCGGCTTCACGGGGATCTTCAATGCCGCGGCGCTGGTGTTCTTTGCCTTTATCGGCTTCGACGCGGTGACGTCGGCGGCGGAAGAAGTGCGCAACCCGCGCCGCGACCTGCCGATCGGCATCATCGGCTCGCTGGCGGTATGCACGGTGCTGTATGTCGTGGTGGCGGCGATCATGACCGGTATCGTGCCATTCGCCAAGTTCGCCGGCGTCGACCACCCGGTGTCGCTGGCGCTGCAGTACGCCGGGCAGAACTGGGTGGCGGGCTTTGTCGACCTGGGCGCGATCCTGGGCATGACCACGGTGATCCTGGTGATGACCTACGGCCAGACCCGTGTGATCTTCGCCATGTCGCGCGACGGGCTGCTGCCGGAACGGCTGTCGTCGGTGCACCCCGTGCACGCGACGCCTTACTTCGCCACCTGGACCGTGGGTCTTATCTTCGCGGCGATCGCCGGCTTCGTGCCGCTGAACGTGCTGGCCGAGCTGATCAATATCGGCACGCTGGCGGCTTTTACGCTGATCTCGGTGGCGGTGCTGGTGCTGCGCAAGACCCGTCCTGACCTGCCGCGCGCATTCCGCTGCCCGGGCGTGCCGGTGGTGCCGCTGCTGTCGATCGGCTTCTGCCTGTTCCTGATGGCGCACCTGCAGGCACTGACGTGGATTGCCTTCCTGGTGTGGCTGGCGCTGGGGCTGGTGATCTACTTC comes from the Cupriavidus sp. P-10 genome and includes:
- a CDS encoding helix-turn-helix domain-containing protein, giving the protein MARARKLLASSSLAVEEIALKSGFASVQAFRACWNKAEAATPRAYRQARAAKPTLTSPPAS
- a CDS encoding aspartate aminotransferase family protein; amino-acid sequence: MDAAKTVIPDLDALWMPFTANRQYKAAPRLLASASGMYYTTHDGRQILDGCAGLWCVAAGHCRKEIADAIARQAATLDYAPPFQMGHPLSFEAATKVAAIMPQGLDRIFFTNSGSESVDTALKIALAYHRARGEGQRTRFIGRERGYHGVGFGGMAVGGIGPNRKAYSANLMPGTDHLPATLNIAEAAFSKGQPQWGAHLADELERILALHDPANVAAVIVEPLAGSAGVLVPPVGYLEKLREITSKHGILLIFDEVITAFGRLGAATAAERFNVTPDLITMAKAINNAAVPMGAVAVRREVHDTVVNSAAPGAIELLHGYTYSGHPLAAAATVATLDLYQRENLFGRAAELAPVFEAAVHGVRSAPHVKDIRNFGLVAGIELEPRPGQPGARAYEAFLKCLELGVLVRYTGDILAFSPPLIISEAQIGELFDTVKKALQDVK
- a CDS encoding CoA-acylating methylmalonate-semialdehyde dehydrogenase yields the protein MSIAENRQLAEIHHYIGGAVRRAGGQRLADVFNPATGEVAARVALGTVQDVSDAVAAAKAAFPAWSETPPLRRARILFKFKELLDQHHDDLAALITREHGKVFSDAKGEVTRGIEVVEFACGIPNLLKTDFTDNVGGGIDNWNLRQPLGVVAGITPFNFPVMVPMWMFPVALACGNTFVLKPSERDPSPSLLIADLLRQAGLPDGVFNVVQGDKEAVDALLAHPDVQALSFVGSTPIAEYIYTEGTKHGKRVQALGGAKNHLVVMPDADLDQAVDALIGAAYGSAGERCMAISVAVAVGDVADRLVPRLAERARSLKIRNGMESDAEMGPLVTGAHKAKVEGYIAKGVEEGATLVTDGRGHQVEGHENGFYVGGTLFDHVTPDMTIYKDEIFGPVLSVVRVEDFAHAVTLINAHEFGNGVSCYTSDGGIARAFARQIQVGMVGINVPIPVPMAWHSFGGWKRSLFGDHHAYGEEGVRFYTRYKSVMQRWPDSIAKGAEFTMPVAK
- a CDS encoding amino acid permease, which translates into the protein MSLFRTKDIDAMLAVARDDGLKKVLGPVDLVMMGIGAIIGTGIFVLTGTGALTAGPALTVSFIIAALACGFAALCYAEFASAIPVSGSIYTYSYATLGEIVAWMIGWDLLLEYGLATSAVSVGWSGYFQSLMAGFGLKLPAALTAAPGSVPGVETMINLPACLIMLAITWVVSYGVRESTRINNLMVAVKIGVVLLFIAVGVWHVQPANWEPFAPFGFTGIFNAAALVFFAFIGFDAVTSAAEEVRNPRRDLPIGIIGSLAVCTVLYVVVAAIMTGIVPFAKFAGVDHPVSLALQYAGQNWVAGFVDLGAILGMTTVILVMTYGQTRVIFAMSRDGLLPERLSSVHPVHATPYFATWTVGLIFAAIAGFVPLNVLAELINIGTLAAFTLISVAVLVLRKTRPDLPRAFRCPGVPVVPLLSIGFCLFLMAHLQALTWIAFLVWLALGLVIYFAYARRNAVLHNHGG